DNA from Mucilaginibacter mallensis:
GGCATTTGATCAAAAACTTGATCAAACAGCCAATCAGCTTAACCAACTGGCGCAGCAGCAACAAAAATTAGCCGACCAGAATAAACAGCCAAATACTGACACAAAAACAGCACAGCAGGAGCAGCAAAAAGTAGCCAATGATTTTCAGGAGGTTAAAAAAACGCTGGATGATCTGAAAAAGGAGAACGATCAGAATGAGCAGAAGATGGATTTTGAAGATCCGGCGAAAGATGTAAAAAATATAGCCCAGCAAATGCAGGAAAGCAGTGATGACCTGCAAAAAAATAACAATTCAAAAGCATCGCAATCGCAACAGCAAGCCGCCAAACAAATGCAGCAACTTGCCAGCAAAATGAAACAACAAAATGAGGAAAGCCAGGAAGCCGAAAACAACATAGATATACAGGAACTGCGCGAATTGCTTAAAAATCTGGTAAACAGCTCCTTTCAGCAGGAAAATGTGATGCAAACGCTAAAGGGCACCAACCCTACCGATCCTAATTATATCACCCTTGCCCAAAAGCAAAAAGATATAAAAGACAATCTTAAAACAGCCGAAGATAGTTTGTATGCGCTGAGCAGGCGTGTGCCGCAAATACAATCAACCGTTAATAAAGAAATTACCGGGATAAATGATCATATTGATAAAGCGCTTGTTAATTTGGGCGACCGGCAAACACCCGAAGCATCAGGTAATCAGCAATTCGCGATGACGGCCATGAACAATTTGGCACTAATGTTGAGTGAAGCGCTTGAACAATTACAGAATATGCAAAAAAATGGGCAGGGAAAAGGGAAAGGAAAAAAACAATCCCTTGCGCAACTGGCACAAATGCAACAGCAATTGAACCAGAATATGCAAAAAGCCCGCGAGCAAATGCAACAACAAGGCAATCAGGGGAAAAATGGCCAAAAACAAGGTCAGGGTACTCCCAAAGATGGCCAGGAGGGTAATATGAGCGAGCAGTTGGCTAAAATGGCACGGCAACAGCAAATGATACGGGAGATGTTGCAGCAGATTAACCAGGACGAAAATAAAGATGGCAGGAATGGTTTGGGCGATCTTGATAAAATTTCGCAGCAAATGGAACAAAACGAACGCGATCTCGTAAACAAGAGAATCACCGATGAAGCATTAAAAAGGCAACAGCAGATTCAAAGCAGATTACTGGACGCGGAAAAGGCTGACCAACAGCGCGAACAGGATCAGCAGCGCGAAAGTCATGCCGGCAAAGACATGCCTCCCGGGTATATTAAAGCATTGCAGGATTACCAACAAGTAAAAGCAAAACAGACAGAACAGATCAGAACGGTATCTCCGGCACTTAACTTATATTATAAACAAAGAATAAATTTGTACTTTGATCAAATTAATGCCAAGTAGTATGGAACAGGAAAAAGTTCGGGTAGGCAAATTATACACCTTACAGCTGCAAGCCAAAGAGGAAAGTATAGCCCAACTGGAGAATTTAATTGAAAACATAGCAGACAGGTATGGCATCAGCGAGGATACCTTTGCTAATATGATGACTTGCCTTAATGAAGCTTTGATCAATGCCATGAAACATGGCAACAAAATGGATCCGAATAAAAAGGTAATTATAAATGCTGAGGTTGAATCCAAACGCATCGTATGGACTATTACCGACGAAGGTGAAGGGTTTGATTATACCCATTTGCCCGACCCTACAGCGCCTGAAAACCTGGAGAACTTAACGGGCCGTGGTATATTTATTATAAAACATCTTGCCGATCAGTGCATATTTAACACCACGGGCAACGAAATAGAACTTCATTTTAAGATATAATGCCTGCAATACAGTTTTTTGAAGAAGATATTGCCTATAAGCTAAAGAATAAAACACAGGTAAGGCAATGGATAACTGATACTATACTTGCCGAAGGCTATAAATTAAAAGAACTTACCTACATCTTTTGCTCGGATGCTTATTTATTGCAGATAAACCAGCAATACCTCGACCATGATACTTATACCGACATTGTAACCTTTGATAACTCAGAGATTGAGGGCGCAATTATCGGCGATATTTTTATATCGATAGACCGTATCAGGGATAACGCGGCCAAGTTTGGCGTTACCGAAGCAACCGAATTACACCGGGTAATTATACATGGTGTTTTGCATTTATTGGGCTACACGGATAAATCGGTGGCTGATAAGAATAAAATGACACAAAAAGAAGATTTCTATTTGAACAGACGAAGCTTTAATAGCTAATTTTACGTTATAAACACATCATTATAAAAACAATTAGCCATGAAATTATTAGCGATCTTTTTAACTTTAATGCTGATCACGCCGGCAGCTGAAGTTTATCAGTTTAAATTAAAAACTATTGACGGGCAGGACTTTTCTTTAGCCAAATACAAAGGCAAAAAGATATTGGTCGTTAACACCGCCTCAAAATGCGGTTATACCCCGCAATATGCCGACCTGCAAAAATTGGCAGACCTGTATAAAGACAAAGTTGTAGTAGTTGGTTTCCCTGAAAACAACTTTGCCGGCCAGGAACCAGGTACTAACGCTGAAATTAAAAGCTTTTGCACAGGCAAATACAACGTTACCTTCCCTTTAAGCGAAAAAGTGAGTGTTAAGGGCGATGATATTGCACCTCTGTTTAAATATTTGACGGAAGCACCAAACCCTGATTTTACAGGCGAAGTAAAATGGAACTTTGAAAAATTCCTGCTTGATGAAAATGGTAAGCTGATCCACCGTTACCGTTCAGCAGTAAAACCATTGGATCCAGCAATTACAAATGCGTTGTAAGTAAAACTCATACTAAAAAGAAAAGCCACTGAATATTCAGTGGCTTTTCTTTTATCCGGCAATCTTTTAATCTTTTCCCTGTTTCTTAGCCTTTTTAGTAGAATCCTGCTGCGCTTTTTGATCTTTCTGATCGTTTTTTGCCTTTGCTATTGAATCCTGTTTCGCTTTTTTAGCCTTTTTCTTCTTGTTAAAATACCCTTTCAGCAAAAAGTTATGCTGTGCTGCTGTAAGGTCCTCGTTTAAGGTTGAGGTTGTTGTATGCACATTTGCCATGGTGGTTTTTGCCTGTTTAACAGTAGCATCAAGGTCATTAGCCATTTTATCATTATTCAACAAACGGCCCAGGCTGCCTTTGCCACTGTTTACCTTACCGGTAATATCCGATAAGTTTTGTATCAGCGTGCCCGCATTATCGGCAATACCGGTTAATTTACTGATGATCTTGTCAACATCCATTGGGTTTACTGTGGCCAGTTGTGCTCCATTTTGTACTTCTTGTGCGCCATCAGCACCCCCGGGGGCAACAACCATCAATTTCTCGCCCATCAAACCATCACTGCTAATACTCATTTTCGAATCTGTTTTAACGAATTTCTTAACATTGTTATTCAAGGTAAGGTCAACCCTTACGGAGCTATCTGTTACAATGGTTATGGCATCAACCACGCCTACATTAATACCGGCAAATCGCACATTGTTACCAACCCGCAACCCATTTACATTTTTAAACCTGCCATAAACATTAAATGTTGAATTAAAGAGGCTTTTCTTACTCCCTAACAGAAACACGGCCAGTACCAACACCACTAAGCCGGTAAAGGCAAATAATCCTATTTTTATTTTTTGAGATGCGGTAGTTTTCATGATATATCTTTAAAAAATTCTTTTACAATTTGGTCTTTAGATTTCTGGAGGGCTTCAAATGTGCCCTCAGCTATATATTTTCCATCATTCATAATCACTATACGGTCGGCAGTTATGCGTGCGCATTCCATATCATGAGTTATAATAATTGATGTCGTTTTATATTTTTTTTGCATGGATAAGATCAGTTCACTTATCTCCCGTGATGTTATCGGGTCGAGGCCGGTTGTTGGCTCATCATACAGCATTATTTCGGGTTTAATGATCAGGGTACGCGCCAAACCTATCCGCTTGCGCATGCCTCCCGATAGATCTGAGGGTAATTTATCCACCGAATCGAGCAATCCTACGCCATCTAAAACCTCATTTATGCGTTCCTGTATCTCATGCTCATCTTTCAACTTTAAAACCCTTGTAAGCGGAAATTCCAGATTTTCACGCACCGTCATTGAATCATACAGCGCCCCGCTCTGGAACAGGAAACCGATCTTCATTCTCAATTGCTTCAGTTCCTCAGCATTCATATCGGCCACTTCATCACCAAAAACTTTTAACGAACCCCCATCGGGTACCAGCATGCCCACTATACATTGTATAGTAACAGATTTGCCCTCGCCCGATTTACCCAACACCACCACATTTTCGCCACTATGTACCTCCAGGTTAATATCCTTTAGCACTTCTTTTTTACCGAATGATTTCTTGAGGCCCTTAATAGCTATAACCACCCCTTTTTTAGGGGTTTTTGCATGCGCTTTATGTTCCTTTACCTCTTCCATATTATTTATAAAATAATATACTGGTGATTTGAACAGCTATGGCATCAATCACAAAAACCCATAGCGAGGCCGTTACAACAGCTGAATTTACCGCTATACCAACACTCTCGGTACCTTTGTTTGAATTGTAACCTTTATAGCATCCCACAAAACCAATGGCGAAGCCAAAAAATATGGTTTTAACAAATGCAGGTAAAAAATCAGAAAAATCAATTGCGGCTACACACTTATGGAAGTATAATACATAACTAATGCTATCGGTAATATTTAATGCGATAAAGCCCCCTATCAACCCTATCACATCGCCAATTATGGTCAATAAAGGAACCATGCAGGTTACCGCCAGTATGCGTGTAACCACTAAATATTGCAGCGGACTGGCGCCCGATACTTCCATCGCATCAATTTGCTCGGTAACTTTCATGCTGCCCAGCTCGGCACCTATGCTTGATGCTATTTTGCCCGAACAGATGAGCGCGGTAATCACCGGCCCTATTTCGCGAATGAGTGATACAGCTAAAGTGGTGGGCAGCATGCTTTCCTCACCAAACGATACTAATGAGGGCCTTAGCTGCAGTATAAGTACCGCCCCCATTATAAAGGAGGTTATGCCAACCAGCATCATTGACCGGTAACCGATCTCATAACACTGGCGCACAAATTCCGACCACTCGAAACCTCCCGCAAATATATTTTTAAAAAAACTGGTGAAGAAAACGCATTGATCGCCAATGCCTGCAAACCATTTTCTCCAGCCAGTGAGCTCATGCTCCTGTACTGCTGCCATAGGTGTTAGTTAAGTGTCTGTTACAACAAATAATAAGCTATTTGTTTTGTTAACGTTCAAAATAAACTTAACCTTGGCTTAACGCAGCGGCTTGTTACATAGGCACTTCTATTAAGAGTAAACGGGATTTCGCTTCGGTTATAATTGTAATTGAACTGGTATTATAAACACCCAAAGCATCCTTTTTGTTTAATGTTGTGCCGTCTATTTCGGCAGCACCATCAATTACAAACACATAAACACCATTACCTGGTTGTTTAATATCGTAAGTAAACTCTTTGCCTGCTTCAAAATCGCCCATTGAGAATGTTGCATCCTGGTTTATCCAAAGCGTATCAGCATTTTTATCCGGAGATATCAATGTGGTTAACTCGTTCAGCTTTAAAACATCGGTAAAGTTCTTTTGGTCGTACCGTGGTTTAATGTTCCTTTCCTTGGGGAAAAGCCATATCTGCAAGGTATTGGCAGCTTCTGTTTTAGAGTGATTGTACTCTGAGTGGGTAACTCCGCTCCCTGCCGACATTACCTGAACCTCACCTGCGTGTATTACGCCTATGTTCCCCATGCTATCCTTATGCTCCAATGCGCCTGAAATTGGGATAGTGATGATCTCCATATTATCGTGCGGATGCGTTCCAAAACCTTTGCCACCTGCAATAATATCGTCATTTAAAACCCTTAATGCACCGAAATGTACTTTTTCAGGATCGTAATAAGAAGCAAAGCTGAAAGAGAAATTTGCCTTTAACCAGCCTATATCGTTGTGTCCGCGTTTATCGGCGGCATAATATATTTTTTCCATGTCTTTTATATTTATATGTTTAAACATGCAATTTTTATTCCATATATTAATTATATGTATTTTTGCAAGGAAATTTGTTTAAACATGGCATATAAAGCTATAATTGCGGGCGCAAGCGGACTAATTGGCAGTAAATTATTAACTATCCTGCTAAACCAGCCGGAGTATGCCGAAGTGGTAATTTTAGTCAGAAAATCAACCGGCATTCAGCATGCAAAATTAAAGGAGCTGGTAATTGATTATGACCAGTTAGATAATTATGCTGATGAAATATCGGGCCATGCTATATTTAGCTGCCTGGGTACAACCAATAACAAAACATCGGATAAAAATGTCTATCGTAAAATAGATCATGATTACCCGGTTAAACTGGCACAATTAGCATTGAAAAATGGCGTTAAGCAGTTTCATTTAGTTTCATCAATTGGTGCCAACGCCCAATCATCTACTTTTTACATCAAACTAAAAGGCGAAACAGAAGAGGATATAATTAAAGTTGGATTAAAAACCGTGCATATCTATCAGCCCTCATTAATAACCGGCGACAGGAAAGAGCACAGGCTTGCCGAAAAGATAATAACCCCGATAATGAAGCTCATTGACCCTTTATTATTTGGCAGTTTAAAAAAATACAGGAGCATACCGGCACAAACTATTGCGATGGCCATGTTCAAAGAATCGATTAATAACGAAGAGGGCATATTTATACATCCCTCCGATAATATAAAACAAATAGCGTGAGTACTTATATTTCAGCCGAGAACCTCGGTCATTCTTTTCATGATAAGTGGTTGTTTAAAAATGTAACCATTGGCATTAACCGCGGGCGCAGGGTTGCACTGGTGGGCATTAATGGCGCAGGAAAATCAACCCTGTTAAAGCTTTTGGCAGGTGAGTTTTTACCAACCGAGGGTAAAGTAGTACGTAGTCGTGATTTGAGGTTAGGCTATTTGGAGCAGGATCCGCACTTTAAAAATGCTGTTTCCATCAGCGATTATATTTTTCATGCTGATAATGTGCAGCAGCAAGCCATCAGAAAATACGAAGAATTGCTGGAAAACGACCCCGATAATGCCAAAGCTATTGATAAAGCTATGGAAGAACTGGGCGATGTGGATGCCTGGGAATATGAATACAAGATCAAAACGATATTAGGCAGGTTGGATATTCACCACCTGAATCAGCATATCGATACCCTATCGGGCGGCCAAAAGAAGCGTTTGGCCCTTGCCCGTTTGCTTATTGAAGATCCGGATATCTATATTTTAGATGAGCCTACCAACCACCTGGACATTGATACCATTGAATGGTTGGAGAAATTACTGACCGAAGGATCGAAAACCATACTGATGGTTACGCACGACAGGTATTTCCTGGATAATGTTTGTAACGAGATATTGGAGATTGACCGTGGTAAAATGATCCCCTACGTAGGCAACTATGGCTATTATTTAGAGAAAAAAGCAGAACGCGAAAGCGCTGATGAGGCACAGTTCCAAAAAAACAGCAATTTACTGAAGAAAGAATTGGAGTGGATGCGCAGGCAACCACAGGCCCGCGGTACAAAATCAAAGGCACGTATTGATGCTTTTTATGATCTGGAAGAGAAAACAAAGAATACCGGCATTAAGGAAAAGGTTGAACTGAGCGTAAAAACAGCACGCCAGGGCAACAAGATCATGGAACTACACCATATCAGCAAGGCTTTTAACGGCATTACTTATACCGATAACTTTAGCTATGTATTCAAAAAAGGTGATCGTATTGGCTTAGCTGGCAAGAACGGCAGCGGCAAATCCACCTTATTAAACATGATAACAAGTGCGCTACAACCTGATAAAGGCACTATTGAAACGGGTGAAACTACCGTAATGGGCTATTTTCACCAGGCTGGTATTACCTTTAAGGATGATGAGCGTGTAATAGATGTAGTTAAAAACGTAGCAGAGTTTATTACAATGGCTGATGGGAAGACCATTTCAGCTTCTGCCCTACTTACTTTGTTCCTTTTCCCACCGGCTAAACAATATGGTTTTATTGCCAATTTAAGCGGCGGCGAGAAAAAAAGGCTGCAATTAATGAGCATCCTGATGAAGAACCCTAACTTCCTGATACTGGATGAGCCCACCAATGACCTGGATATTGACACACTTAACGTACTTGAAGAGTTCCTTACCAACTATGGCGGCGTGTTAATGATGGTATCGCATGATAGGTATTTACTGGATAAGCTAACCGATCAGCTATTCATAGTAGAAGAAAAAGGCCATGTAAGGATATATAATGGCAATTATTCATCATACCGTATTGAGCAGGAAGAAGCCCGTCAGCAGAAAAAGACCACTCCTGTTGCAGCATCCCAACCTGTTCAGGCTAAGAAAAGCAAGCTAAGTTTTAAAGAAACAAAGGAGCTTGAAACCCTCGAACAAGAGATTGTTAAGATTGAAAATCAGCTATTGGATTGCAATAAACAGCTGGACACAGCGGGTATTGATAACAACAAACTGAATGAGATACTGGATAAGATCAACACATTAAACAACCAGCTTGACGAAAAAAGCATCCGCTGGATAGAGTTAACTGAACTAAAAGAGTCATAAATGAAAGCTTCTGATATCATAGCTTCAATAGGTGTTATTATACTTTTAATAGCGTTTCTTTTAAATTTATATAAGAAACTACCTAGTTCAAGTAAGGTATATATCTTTATGAATTTCTTAGGTGCAGCTATATGTTGTTTCTCATCATACCTGATAAAATTCTATCCATTTGTGGTATTAGAAAGCATATGGTCACTTGTAGCTTTGGTCTCATTATTTAAGGTTCCACGTGAAACATCGGGCAACAATAAATAACATTATTCAATGTTTCACGTGGAACATGCGGACTAAAAAGTACATTTTGTAAAGAATAAATATTTGATGTTTCACGTGAAACATCAATAAAACAATAAGAATAACGTTCTATATAGAGCGATTTATAGGTAAATAGCCATGTTTAAGAAGTATAATGTAATAGTAGTTGGCGCAGGCCATGCCGGTTGTGAAGCAGCAGCGGCAGCAGCCAATCTCGGTTCATCAGTATTATTGATCACCATGAATATGGGTACTATAGCACAGATGAGCTGTAACCCTGCTATGGGTGGTGTTGCCAAAGGGCAAATAGTACGTGAGATTGATGCAATGGGTGGGTATTCAGGTATTATAACCGATAAAACATCTTTGCAGTTCCGCATGCTAAACAAGTCTAAAGGCCCTGCTATGTGGAGCCCACGTGCGCAAAGTGATCGTGCACGCTTCGCTGAGGAATGGCGTTTAGCTTTAGAAAGGACACCCAATGTTGATTTCTGGCAGGATACCGTTACATCCCTATTAGTAAAGAACAATACTATTTGTGGTGTTAAAACATCTATAGGTATAGAGATAGAAGCTGATTCGGTAGTACTAACTAATGGTACTTTTTTAAACGGTGTAATACATATAGGCGAGAAACGTTTTGGTGGTGGTCGCACAGGTGAGAAAGCAGCAACAGGTTTAACCGAGCAATTAGTGGAACTTGGCTTTGAATCGGGTAGAATGAAGACAGGTACCCCACCCCGTGTGGATGGAAGAAGCCTGAACTATTCATTAATGGAAGAACAATGGGGCGATGAAGAACGTGGCCGCTTCTCTTATACTGATGTAGAACTTGCCAATGATCAACGTTGCTGCTGGATAACATATACCAATAGCAAGGTGCATGAAACATTGAAAGAAGGCTTTGAAAGATCACCCATGTTTACCGGCAGAATAAAAGGCCTGGGGCCTCGTTATTGCCCATCAATTGAAGATAAAATAAACCGTTTCGCTGAGCGCGAGCGCCACCAGATATTTGTTGAGCCTGAAGGATGGAACACCGTTGAGATCTATGTAAATGGTTTCTCTACTTCATTACCTGAAGAGATTCAGTACAAAGCATTGACCCAGATACCAGGCTTTGAAACAGTAAAAATGTTCCGTCCGGGTTATGCTATTGAATATGATTTCTTTCCTCCTACCCAACTGAGTTTAACATTAGAAACCAAGCTGATTAGCAACCTATATTTCGCCGGACAAATAAATGGAACAACCGGTTATGAGGAAGCGGCATCACAAGGTTTTATGGCTGGTATCAATGCACATCAAAAGATCAACGATAAACATGAACTGATACTGAAAAGATCAGAGTCGTACATCGGTGTATTGATTGATGACCTGGTGACCAAAGGAACAGAAGAGCCTTACCGCATGTTTACCTCAAGAGCAGAGCATCGCTTATTACTTCGTCAGGATAATGCTGATATCAGGTTAAGCCCTATAGGTCATGATTTGGGATTGATCAATGATCAGCGTTTAGAGAAGGTGAATAATAAGGTTAAGAACTCTGATGATATTGTTGCTTATACCAAAGCAAGGTCCATCGATCCATCAAATGTTAATACCCTATTGGATTCGTTAGAGACAAGCCCTATTTCGCAAGGAGCCAAATTATTTAATTTACTGAGCAGGCCTCAGGTTGCATTTACAGATTTGAGAAAGGCAGATTCAGCCCTTGATGAGCTCTTATCAAAATATGACAAAGAAACTGTTGAGCAGGCTGAAATAAAAATCAAATATGAGAGTTATTTTGAAAAGGAAATGGACATTGTTGATCGTATGAAAAAAATGGAGGACCGTGAAATAAATGCAGCGTTTGATTATCACACCCTGCAGTCACTTTCAAAAGAAGCACGTGAAAAACTAATGAAGATAAAACCACGCACTTTGGGCCAGGCATCTCGGATTTCGGGCGTTTCACCGTCTGATATTTCTGTTTTAATGGTTCACATGTCAAGATAAGTTTATAATTAACTGTATATCAATTAAATATAAAAATTTGCGATTAGAGCCATTATTTTTAATTTCGAATATCAATCATTGTCAAAAACTAAAAATCGATTATAGCCTATAAAAACTATGTTAAATAAAAGGGATCTGTTTTTTTATAAAAATTTACTGTTTGTGGCTATAGTTTTAATGATTTTTGGGTGTGCTAGTCAGCAATTACCTCATGGCGGGCCAAAAGATGTGACTCCTCCCCGATTAGTGAAGGCTACCCCTCCAAATATGACGCGTCACTTTGCGGCAAAAACTGTGCGACTGGATTTCGACGAGTATTTTAAATTGAACAATCAATTTACAGAAATATCAATGAGCCCCGTGCAGGACAAGCAACCGGAGTTTAAAATCAAAGACAAAAGCCTGGTGATAAATTTTAAAGATACGCTGCAAAAAAACACAACCTATGTCATCAACTTTGGTAAGGCTATACAGGATGTTAATGAAGGCAATACTTTAAAAAACTTTACTTACGTTTTTTCTACAGGTCCTCATATCGATTCGCTCAGTGTATCGGGTAACGTTACCAACTCCTTAACGCAGCAAAGAGAAAAAGATGTAACGGTTATGCTTTTCCCGATGGATAAAGACTCTGTATATTTTGGTAAAAAGAAACCGACTATTTATGCCACTACTGATACCGCAGGTAATTTCTCATTAAACAACTTACATGACGGTGATTATACCATCTACGCTTTAAAAGAATCTGCTCCCGACAGGATCTATGACAAAGATGATGAACTGATAGCATTCCTAAAAAAACCCATCCACCTTTATTCAGATACCTCAGATATAAAATTATCCCTGTTTCAGCAGGATCCTCAAAAGTTCCGAATGGTTGAAAAGAAATTTGATCAGGACGGTAAACTATTTATGGTGTTTAATAAAAAGCTTACTAATCCATCATTAAAAGTTATTTATCCGCCAACTTTCGATAATTTAAAAATAGTAGAGTTCAGCAAAACAAATGACACGGCCAAGCTTTATATGAAGAATATGGATTTTGACTCATTAAGTGTAGCCGTATTGGACAATGGCAAACCTATTGATACTGTAACAAAAGAAAAAGGCCGGAAAGAGACCTTTAAAAAGGACTTTACATTTGTATTGAGCAGTGGTGCCAATAATAAATTAAAACCTTATACAGACCTGCTAATAACCTCAACAGCGCCAATAGATAACATAGATGAATCACAAATTACCTTAAGCGAAGATTCAACATCAGTAGCTTTTAACTTAGTTAAAGATACATCAGGTACAAGGAAGTTTACGATGAAATATCACTGGAAACAGGATGCAAAGTATATTGTTGATTTTGAGCCGGGAGCATTCACTAGTATCTATGGCCAAAAGAATATAAGATTTGTAAAATCGTTCACTATTGATAAAGCTGAGAATTACAGTACACTAACATTGCATGTAACTGTGCCCGATACCTCAAAACAATACATAGTTCAGTTTTACCAGGATAATAAAAATATACTCAACAGCTACCCGATAAGTAAAAACGGTAATATAGTTTACAAGAATTACCTGACTGGCAAATATCACATAAGAGTGATATACGACTCCAATCGTAACGGCAAATGGGATACCGGTAATGTAAAAAAGAGACTATACCCTGAAAACATCTGGATAGATCCTACAGAAATAACACTACGGCCTAACTGGGATGCGGAGGATAAACTGGATATACCTAGGGAGGTTGTAGTTCAGTAATAACAGTAACTCATTGTCATACTGAACTTGTTTCAGCACCCCACATGCTAAGTCTTCACCAAGCAACTTGCTTGTCCTGTGTGATCCCGAAACAAGTTCGGGATGACGGTTTATTAATTGTTTATTCCTTAAACCAACCCGAGTACATTATATAATTATTCGGCAAACGTGTTAACATTTCACGCTGGGCATCAGTAATTGGCTTTATCTTTTTTGCAGGAGCACCTGCATATAAAAAGCCAGAATCACAAATAGTTTTCTCCAATACAACTGAACCAGCTGCTATAATAACAAATGGCTCTACAATAGCATGATCCATCACAATGGCTCCCATACCTACTAATACATTATCATGCAACGTGCAGCCATGTACAAGCGCGTTGTGCCCTATTGACACGTTGTTACCAATGTTTGTAGGTGCATATTGATAGCTACAGTGGATCACCGCACCATCCTGTATATTAGTGTTGTTACCTATCTTGATATAATGTACATCACCACGTATAACCGCGTTGAACCAAACGGAGCAATTATCGCCCATAACCACATCACCAACTATGGTAGCATTTTCGGCTATAAAACAGTC
Protein-coding regions in this window:
- a CDS encoding CBU_0592 family membrane protein codes for the protein MKASDIIASIGVIILLIAFLLNLYKKLPSSSKVYIFMNFLGAAICCFSSYLIKFYPFVVLESIWSLVALVSLFKVPRETSGNNK
- the mnmG gene encoding tRNA uridine-5-carboxymethylaminomethyl(34) synthesis enzyme MnmG — its product is MFKKYNVIVVGAGHAGCEAAAAAANLGSSVLLITMNMGTIAQMSCNPAMGGVAKGQIVREIDAMGGYSGIITDKTSLQFRMLNKSKGPAMWSPRAQSDRARFAEEWRLALERTPNVDFWQDTVTSLLVKNNTICGVKTSIGIEIEADSVVLTNGTFLNGVIHIGEKRFGGGRTGEKAATGLTEQLVELGFESGRMKTGTPPRVDGRSLNYSLMEEQWGDEERGRFSYTDVELANDQRCCWITYTNSKVHETLKEGFERSPMFTGRIKGLGPRYCPSIEDKINRFAERERHQIFVEPEGWNTVEIYVNGFSTSLPEEIQYKALTQIPGFETVKMFRPGYAIEYDFFPPTQLSLTLETKLISNLYFAGQINGTTGYEEAASQGFMAGINAHQKINDKHELILKRSESYIGVLIDDLVTKGTEEPYRMFTSRAEHRLLLRQDNADIRLSPIGHDLGLINDQRLEKVNNKVKNSDDIVAYTKARSIDPSNVNTLLDSLETSPISQGAKLFNLLSRPQVAFTDLRKADSALDELLSKYDKETVEQAEIKIKYESYFEKEMDIVDRMKKMEDREINAAFDYHTLQSLSKEAREKLMKIKPRTLGQASRISGVSPSDISVLMVHMSR
- a CDS encoding Ig-like domain-containing protein, translating into MTRHFAAKTVRLDFDEYFKLNNQFTEISMSPVQDKQPEFKIKDKSLVINFKDTLQKNTTYVINFGKAIQDVNEGNTLKNFTYVFSTGPHIDSLSVSGNVTNSLTQQREKDVTVMLFPMDKDSVYFGKKKPTIYATTDTAGNFSLNNLHDGDYTIYALKESAPDRIYDKDDELIAFLKKPIHLYSDTSDIKLSLFQQDPQKFRMVEKKFDQDGKLFMVFNKKLTNPSLKVIYPPTFDNLKIVEFSKTNDTAKLYMKNMDFDSLSVAVLDNGKPIDTVTKEKGRKETFKKDFTFVLSSGANNKLKPYTDLLITSTAPIDNIDESQITLSEDSTSVAFNLVKDTSGTRKFTMKYHWKQDAKYIVDFEPGAFTSIYGQKNIRFVKSFTIDKAENYSTLTLHVTVPDTSKQYIVQFYQDNKNILNSYPISKNGNIVYKNYLTGKYHIRVIYDSNRNGKWDTGNVKKRLYPENIWIDPTEITLRPNWDAEDKLDIPREVVVQ
- a CDS encoding gamma carbonic anhydrase family protein — its product is MPLILPVKDKSPVWGSDCFIAENATIVGDVVMGDNCSVWFNAVIRGDVHYIKIGNNTNIQDGAVIHCSYQYAPTNIGNNVSIGHNALVHGCTLHDNVLVGMGAIVMDHAIVEPFVIIAAGSVVLEKTICDSGFLYAGAPAKKIKPITDAQREMLTRLPNNYIMYSGWFKE